A genomic segment from Dermatobacter hominis encodes:
- a CDS encoding TIGR03619 family F420-dependent LLM class oxidoreductase, whose translation MRFTYAEALTDPAYMAPLAQAAEAAGYDSFLVPDSVAYPEVSDSTYPFTPDGSREFLEDKPFIEPFALISALAMVTDRIRFTISVLKLPIRHPLHTAKLASSAAVLSDNRLTLGVGVSPWPEDYAITGTPWEDRGRRMDECIDIVSNLLDGGFHEHHGEVYDMQSVKICPVPTERVPILIGGHSGPALRRAARLDGWIHGGGEDDLDAIIERLHVLRREAGKAEEPFEIQVISPEAFSVDGIKRLEEKGVTEVIVGFRWPYVVGPDTEPLQDKIDALERFAETTMAACRD comes from the coding sequence GTGCGATTCACCTACGCCGAGGCGTTGACCGACCCGGCCTACATGGCGCCGCTGGCGCAGGCCGCCGAGGCCGCCGGCTACGACAGCTTCCTCGTGCCCGACTCCGTGGCGTACCCCGAGGTCTCGGACTCGACGTACCCGTTCACGCCCGACGGCTCCCGGGAGTTCCTCGAGGACAAGCCGTTCATCGAGCCGTTCGCGCTGATCAGCGCGCTGGCGATGGTGACCGACCGGATCCGCTTCACGATCTCGGTCCTGAAGCTCCCGATCCGCCACCCACTGCACACCGCCAAGCTGGCGTCGTCGGCTGCGGTGCTCAGCGACAACCGGCTGACGCTCGGCGTCGGCGTGAGCCCGTGGCCCGAGGACTACGCGATCACCGGCACTCCGTGGGAGGACCGCGGCAGGCGCATGGACGAGTGCATCGACATCGTGTCGAACCTGCTCGACGGCGGCTTCCACGAGCACCACGGCGAGGTCTACGACATGCAGTCGGTCAAGATCTGTCCGGTGCCGACCGAGCGGGTGCCGATCCTGATCGGCGGCCACTCCGGTCCGGCTCTCCGCCGCGCCGCCCGGCTGGACGGCTGGATCCACGGCGGTGGCGAGGACGACCTCGACGCGATCATCGAGCGGCTCCACGTGCTCCGGAGGGAGGCCGGCAAGGCCGAGGAGCCCTTCGAGATCCAGGTCATCAGCCCCGAGGCGTTCAGCGTCGACGGGATCAAGCGGCTCGAGGAGAAGGGCGTCACCGAGGTGATCGTCGGGTTCCGGTGGCCCTACGTCGTCGGGCCGGACACGGAGCCGCTCCAGGACAAGATCGATGCCCTCGAGCGGTTCGCCGAGACCACGATGGCGGCCTGCCGCGACTGA
- a CDS encoding alkaline phosphatase D family protein → MSVRGVWEMLGRHELGRREFLVAGGTVLGAAALGAASACSPAAGPVPGVFGLGVASGLHSTSEVVLWTRVELASTPVSTVEWDVADSAAFATVVATGTAPVSAASDGCVKVLVGGLDADRSYWFRFRTGGTTSPVGRARTLPAPGSSPSSFRLAFAACQSYAGGYYGAWRDLATKDVDAVLFLGDYIYEALPIQILRRVRDEYTSDADTLEGYRQRYRLYRSDPDLQAAHAAHPFVVTWDDHEVANDHDRSYLAEHPERAAAAHQAWFEYMPVWPVDGTRIHRELRWGDLADLFVLDARQYRDDHLGTSLLGLLGTQVMTGDLQAEGRTMLGDSQRQWLLDGLDAAQADGVRWKLVGNPVMIAPVRLVDLDTPEMRALDPNLPKHAGLYLGTDSWDGFGWERDLVLSHLRDAGVADVAFLTGDQHTFMAAPLSTDFDDPDAPVVAYEYTGGGISSPSGVTEALLSDGLPSYPTQPPFDHMDIHRNGYGVVELSPDAMTVTYHALVPTATWSVPAPSVRFDTVPGQPRPTVTLL, encoded by the coding sequence ATGTCGGTGCGGGGGGTGTGGGAGATGCTGGGCCGTCACGAGTTGGGTCGTCGCGAGTTCCTGGTCGCGGGCGGGACGGTGCTGGGCGCCGCCGCCCTCGGTGCGGCGAGCGCGTGCTCGCCGGCGGCGGGGCCGGTCCCCGGCGTGTTCGGACTGGGCGTGGCCTCCGGCCTGCACTCCACCTCCGAGGTCGTGCTCTGGACCCGCGTCGAGCTGGCGAGCACGCCGGTGTCCACGGTGGAGTGGGACGTGGCCGACTCGGCCGCGTTCGCCACGGTCGTCGCCACCGGCACGGCGCCGGTCAGCGCGGCCAGCGACGGCTGCGTCAAGGTGCTGGTCGGCGGCCTCGACGCCGACCGCTCCTACTGGTTCCGGTTCCGCACGGGCGGCACGACCTCGCCGGTCGGGCGGGCCCGGACGCTGCCGGCGCCTGGCTCCTCGCCCTCGTCGTTCCGCCTGGCCTTCGCCGCGTGCCAGTCCTACGCCGGCGGCTACTACGGCGCGTGGCGAGATCTGGCGACCAAGGACGTCGACGCCGTCCTGTTCCTCGGCGACTACATCTACGAGGCGCTCCCGATCCAGATCCTGCGACGGGTGCGCGACGAGTACACGAGCGATGCCGACACCCTCGAGGGCTACCGGCAGCGCTACCGGCTCTACCGCAGCGATCCCGACCTGCAGGCCGCCCACGCCGCCCACCCGTTCGTCGTGACCTGGGACGACCACGAGGTCGCCAACGACCACGACCGCTCCTACCTGGCGGAGCACCCGGAGCGGGCCGCCGCCGCGCACCAGGCCTGGTTCGAGTACATGCCGGTGTGGCCGGTCGACGGGACGCGCATCCACCGGGAGCTGCGGTGGGGCGACCTGGCCGACCTGTTCGTGCTGGACGCACGCCAGTACCGCGACGACCACCTCGGCACCTCGCTGCTCGGCCTGCTCGGGACGCAGGTGATGACCGGCGACCTCCAGGCCGAGGGACGGACCATGCTCGGCGACTCGCAGCGCCAGTGGCTGCTCGACGGGCTCGACGCCGCGCAGGCCGACGGCGTCCGCTGGAAGCTCGTGGGCAACCCGGTGATGATCGCCCCGGTCCGCCTGGTGGACCTCGACACGCCCGAGATGCGGGCGCTCGACCCGAACCTGCCCAAGCACGCCGGCCTGTACCTCGGCACCGACTCGTGGGACGGGTTCGGATGGGAGCGCGACCTCGTGCTGTCGCACCTGCGCGACGCCGGGGTCGCCGACGTGGCGTTCCTGACCGGCGACCAGCACACGTTCATGGCCGCGCCGCTCAGCACGGACTTCGACGACCCAGACGCGCCGGTCGTGGCGTACGAGTACACCGGCGGCGGCATCTCGTCGCCGAGCGGCGTGACCGAGGCGCTGCTGTCCGACGGGCTGCCCTCGTACCCGACCCAGCCGCCGTTCGACCACATGGACATCCACCGCAACGGCTACGGCGTGGTGGAGCTGTCACCCGACGCGATGACCGTCACCTACCACGCGCTGGTCCCCACGGCGACGTGGTCCGTGCCGGCGCCCTCGGTGCGGTTCGACACCGTGCCGGGCCAGCCGCGCCCGACGGTCACGCTCCTCTGA
- a CDS encoding enoyl-CoA hydratase/isomerase family protein, whose protein sequence is MPDEPSPSHPSLRQEGDVWVLHLGDGENRFDLDSTARLLELVSQVEDRPPPRALVTAATGKIWCNGLDLDWMMANQEHAGTVVERLHRLLGDVLGAGIPTVAAVQGHAFAGGAMLATAHDVVVMREDRGYWCVPEVDLGLPFTPGMDALLKARLPRRTAHHAMTTGRRYGGPDAVAAGIADEVAPLDEVLPRAIEIAAGLAGKDPATLRAIKHRLHADAIDALDHER, encoded by the coding sequence GTGCCGGACGAACCCAGCCCCAGCCACCCGAGCCTGCGCCAGGAGGGCGACGTCTGGGTGCTGCACCTCGGCGACGGCGAGAACCGCTTCGACCTCGACAGCACGGCTCGGCTCCTGGAGCTCGTGTCCCAGGTCGAGGACCGGCCCCCACCCCGGGCGCTCGTCACCGCCGCCACCGGCAAGATCTGGTGCAACGGGCTCGACCTCGACTGGATGATGGCGAACCAGGAGCACGCCGGCACGGTCGTCGAGCGGCTGCACCGCCTGCTCGGCGACGTCCTCGGTGCCGGCATCCCGACGGTCGCCGCGGTCCAGGGCCATGCCTTCGCCGGCGGGGCGATGCTGGCGACGGCCCACGACGTCGTCGTGATGCGCGAGGACCGCGGCTACTGGTGCGTGCCCGAGGTCGACCTCGGCCTGCCGTTCACGCCGGGGATGGACGCGCTCCTGAAGGCTCGCCTCCCGCGCCGCACCGCCCACCACGCCATGACCACCGGCCGCCGCTACGGCGGCCCCGACGCCGTCGCGGCCGGCATCGCCGACGAGGTCGCCCCCCTCGACGAGGTGCTCCCTCGCGCGATCGAGATCGCCGCCGGGCTGGCCGGCAAGGACCCGGCCACGCTGCGGGCGATCAAGCACCGGCTGCACGCCGACGCCATCGACGCGCTCGACCACGAGCGCTGA
- a CDS encoding GyrI-like domain-containing protein, whose translation MSTTEPEIVEQAEQITMVIKRVSPMAELASVFDTAFPALAGVLADQQVQPLSPAFALYHGEPTDTADLEVGFITGAPIEPVGEVVVSTLPGGRVARTVHAGGYDGLGEAWGSLLAWIAGQGLAASGELWEVYLTEPTPEGDPADNRTELNAQLA comes from the coding sequence ATGAGCACCACCGAACCGGAGATCGTCGAGCAGGCCGAGCAGATCACGATGGTGATCAAGCGGGTGTCGCCCATGGCCGAGCTGGCCTCGGTGTTCGACACGGCGTTCCCGGCGCTGGCCGGCGTCCTCGCCGACCAGCAGGTCCAGCCCCTCAGCCCGGCCTTCGCGCTGTACCACGGGGAGCCCACCGACACGGCCGACCTCGAGGTCGGCTTCATCACCGGTGCACCGATCGAGCCGGTCGGCGAGGTCGTCGTCAGCACGCTGCCCGGCGGACGGGTCGCCCGGACGGTGCACGCCGGCGGGTACGACGGGCTCGGCGAGGCGTGGGGTTCGCTGCTCGCGTGGATCGCCGGGCAGGGTCTCGCCGCGAGCGGCGAGCTGTGGGAGGTGTACCTCACCGAGCCCACCCCCGAGGGCGACCCGGCGGACAACCGCACGGAGCTGAACGCCCAGCTGGCCTGA
- a CDS encoding DNA topoisomerase IB has protein sequence MRASTPAGPGAVEGGVPVLAEPPEGTDEAVVVAAAEAGLRYVTDDEPGIRRTRRGKGFSYTRAGGRSAVGKETRRRIDQLAIPPAWTDVWICADENGHLQATGRDARGRKQYRYHDRWRAVRDEAKFDHLREFGERLPDLRAVVGEDLGRRGLPPRKVIALVIALLDRTLIRVGNEAYRRENGTYGLTTLEADQVEVDGAEISFCFIGKGGQEHEVSLDDRRLARAVKACHELGGRELFTYRGVDGGPVRVDSADCNEYLSDVMGPDTTVKYFRTWGATATVLEELAGRPEGLTTSDVLSAVDLAAERLGNTRAVCRRSYVHPLLTDDLDEPRLREAWAGSRTTESMARAERATLRLLDS, from the coding sequence GTGAGGGCATCGACCCCCGCCGGGCCGGGCGCCGTCGAAGGCGGCGTGCCGGTGCTGGCCGAGCCGCCCGAGGGCACCGACGAGGCGGTGGTCGTCGCCGCGGCCGAGGCCGGGCTCCGCTACGTCACCGACGACGAGCCGGGGATCCGGCGCACCCGTCGCGGGAAGGGCTTCTCCTACACGCGGGCCGGCGGTCGCTCCGCCGTCGGCAAGGAGACCCGCCGGCGCATCGACCAGCTCGCCATCCCCCCGGCGTGGACCGACGTCTGGATCTGCGCCGACGAGAACGGTCACCTCCAGGCGACCGGGCGCGACGCCCGCGGTCGCAAGCAGTACCGCTACCACGACCGCTGGCGGGCGGTCCGCGACGAGGCGAAGTTCGACCACCTGCGCGAGTTCGGCGAGCGGCTGCCCGACCTGCGGGCCGTGGTGGGCGAGGACCTCGGCCGCCGGGGCCTGCCGCCCCGGAAGGTGATCGCGCTGGTGATCGCGCTGCTCGACCGGACGCTGATCCGCGTCGGCAACGAGGCGTACCGCCGTGAGAACGGCACGTACGGGCTGACGACGCTCGAGGCCGACCAGGTCGAGGTCGACGGCGCCGAGATCTCGTTCTGCTTCATCGGCAAGGGCGGCCAGGAGCACGAGGTGTCGCTCGACGACCGGCGACTCGCCCGGGCCGTGAAGGCCTGCCACGAGCTCGGCGGCCGGGAGCTGTTCACCTACCGCGGGGTCGACGGCGGTCCGGTCCGGGTCGACTCGGCCGACTGCAACGAGTACCTGTCCGACGTCATGGGTCCCGACACGACCGTGAAGTACTTCCGGACGTGGGGGGCCACGGCGACCGTCCTCGAGGAGCTCGCCGGCCGACCCGAGGGCCTCACGACGTCCGACGTGCTGAGCGCGGTCGACCTGGCGGCCGAGCGCCTCGGCAACACGCGGGCGGTCTGCCGGCGCTCGTACGTCCACCCGCTGCTCACCGACGACCTCGACGAGCCGCGGCTCCGCGAGGCCTGGGCGGGCTCCCGCACCACCGAGTCGATGGCCCGGGCCGAGCGGGCCACCCTCCGCCTGCTGGACAGCTGA
- a CDS encoding TauD/TfdA dioxygenase family protein, translated as MSPVVTPEAIDAPVADRTPLEAPTEPTVRPLTGNTGAEVDGVDLSRPLPPEHQAVVADALDRWKVLAFRGQRIGHREQIAFARQFGDLTYAHPYDDDPPEGFPEIYTVSPERFAQQYGLSEEAARKVRRKYSYTNQWHTDVTPAVNPPAASVLRAEVVPEYGGDTTFTNLVAAYEGLSAPLRAFLDGLRAEHRYGAGFARQGVPTTGVISDKQLVARHPVVRVHPHTGERALFVNPGFTSRIVGLRQEESAALLDLLFAEITKPAYTVRFRWDPGTVLFWDNRATAHLGPQDLDHLDVERVLHRVTLIGEVPVGTDGGESELIQGEPFRSLPVFD; from the coding sequence ATGAGCCCGGTCGTCACGCCCGAGGCGATCGACGCGCCGGTCGCCGACCGCACCCCGCTCGAGGCCCCGACCGAGCCGACCGTCCGGCCGCTGACCGGCAACACGGGGGCCGAGGTCGACGGCGTCGACCTGTCCCGCCCCCTGCCGCCCGAGCACCAGGCGGTCGTCGCCGACGCGCTCGATCGGTGGAAGGTGCTGGCGTTCCGCGGCCAGCGGATCGGGCACCGGGAGCAGATCGCGTTCGCCCGCCAGTTCGGCGACCTGACCTACGCCCACCCCTACGACGACGACCCGCCCGAGGGCTTCCCCGAGATCTACACCGTGTCGCCCGAGCGCTTCGCCCAGCAGTACGGGCTGTCGGAGGAGGCGGCTCGCAAGGTCCGGCGGAAGTACTCGTACACGAACCAGTGGCACACCGACGTGACGCCGGCGGTCAATCCGCCGGCCGCGTCCGTGCTGCGGGCCGAGGTGGTGCCGGAGTACGGCGGCGACACGACGTTCACGAACCTGGTCGCGGCCTACGAGGGGCTGTCCGCACCGCTGCGGGCGTTCCTCGACGGGCTGCGGGCCGAGCACCGCTACGGCGCCGGCTTCGCCCGCCAGGGCGTCCCGACCACCGGCGTGATCTCCGACAAGCAGCTGGTGGCCCGCCACCCCGTCGTGCGGGTGCACCCCCACACCGGCGAGCGGGCGCTCTTCGTGAACCCCGGCTTCACGTCGCGGATCGTGGGCCTGCGCCAGGAGGAGTCGGCGGCGCTGCTCGACCTGCTCTTCGCCGAGATCACGAAGCCCGCCTACACCGTGCGGTTCCGTTGGGACCCGGGCACGGTCCTGTTCTGGGACAACCGGGCCACCGCGCACCTGGGCCCCCAGGACCTCGACCACCTCGACGTCGAGCGGGTGCTGCACCGCGTGACGCTCATCGGCGAGGTCCCCGTGGGGACCGACGGCGGCGAGTCCGAGCTCATCCAGGGAGAGCCGTTCAGGAGCCTGCCGGTCTTCGACTGA
- a CDS encoding SRPBCC family protein codes for MAGSGSSVVIEVDAPRDVVYRTIADPRTYPDWLVGARAIRSVDDEWPEEGSAFRHVIGFPPVLVPGSTTSHGVEPGRCLELRAGMGPLGAAMVRFELSDTATGGTRIEVLERFVAGPAQWSAHFAGPIVSALVWGRNAVSLDSLADVLGRHVTSGPK; via the coding sequence ATGGCCGGTTCAGGATCCTCCGTCGTCATCGAGGTCGACGCCCCGCGCGACGTCGTCTACCGGACGATCGCCGACCCCCGCACCTATCCCGACTGGTTGGTCGGCGCGCGGGCGATCCGGTCGGTCGACGACGAGTGGCCCGAGGAGGGCAGCGCCTTCCGGCACGTCATCGGGTTCCCGCCCGTGCTGGTCCCCGGATCGACCACGTCGCACGGGGTCGAGCCCGGCCGCTGCCTCGAGCTGCGGGCCGGGATGGGTCCGCTCGGGGCCGCGATGGTGCGCTTCGAGCTGAGCGACACCGCCACCGGCGGCACCCGGATCGAGGTGCTCGAGCGCTTCGTGGCCGGTCCGGCGCAGTGGTCGGCGCACTTCGCCGGCCCGATCGTCTCCGCCCTCGTGTGGGGCCGCAACGCCGTGTCGCTCGACTCGCTGGCCGACGTGCTCGGCCGGCACGTGACCAGCGGTCCGAAGTGA
- a CDS encoding TauD/TfdA dioxygenase family protein, producing the protein MAITETLDPVAPPPSGTAATTTHLHVRPLSANIGAEILDLDVRDLSDADVAAIRQVWLERKVVFFPGQHLDPQEHVAFAARFGEPTEGHPVIPGIDGNPEVFEIDYSAAGELYAQYGDVSTRDRGIHWHTDVTFVRRPPLGSILRAVVVPPSGGDTLFSNQVAAFAALSPSLQGYLRTLRAVHDGTRQFQPILDLIGEGRWEGEPFTALEPLEHPVVTVHPETGEEVLFVNPGFTSHIVGLSARESEVLLGFLYEHAVKHDFTVRYHWTEGTIGFWDNRATQHSVVGDFGDQHRVIQRVTLRGEEPAGVAR; encoded by the coding sequence ATGGCCATCACCGAGACCCTCGACCCCGTCGCCCCGCCGCCCTCCGGGACGGCGGCGACCACCACCCACCTCCACGTCCGGCCGCTGTCGGCGAACATCGGCGCCGAGATCCTCGACCTCGACGTCAGGGACCTGAGCGACGCCGACGTGGCCGCCATCCGCCAGGTCTGGCTCGAGCGCAAAGTCGTGTTCTTCCCCGGCCAGCACCTCGACCCGCAGGAGCACGTCGCCTTCGCCGCCCGCTTCGGCGAGCCGACCGAGGGCCATCCGGTGATCCCCGGCATCGACGGCAACCCCGAGGTGTTCGAGATCGACTACTCCGCGGCCGGCGAGCTGTACGCGCAGTACGGCGACGTGTCGACCCGGGACCGCGGCATCCACTGGCACACCGACGTGACCTTCGTGCGCCGCCCGCCGCTCGGCTCGATCCTGCGGGCGGTCGTCGTGCCGCCCTCCGGCGGTGACACGCTGTTCTCCAACCAGGTGGCGGCCTTCGCGGCGCTGAGCCCCTCGCTGCAGGGCTACCTCCGGACACTGCGGGCCGTGCACGACGGCACCCGGCAGTTCCAGCCGATCCTCGACCTCATCGGGGAGGGCCGCTGGGAGGGCGAGCCGTTCACCGCCCTCGAGCCGCTCGAGCACCCCGTCGTCACGGTCCACCCCGAGACCGGCGAGGAGGTCCTCTTCGTGAACCCGGGGTTCACCTCGCACATCGTCGGGCTCAGCGCACGCGAGAGCGAGGTGCTGCTCGGCTTCCTCTACGAGCACGCGGTCAAGCACGACTTCACGGTCCGCTACCACTGGACCGAGGGCACGATCGGCTTCTGGGACAACCGTGCGACGCAGCACTCGGTGGTCGGCGACTTCGGCGACCAGCACCGCGTGATCCAGCGCGTCACGCTGCGCGGCGAGGAGCCGGCGGGGGTGGCCCGATGA
- a CDS encoding ABC transporter ATP-binding protein — protein sequence MTVTDIGSDQVGTAATAPLATSPDIDPGGTAGRPELAVSAHDVRRTFGDREVLHGLDVEIAPGEFVALLGRSGSGKSTFLRALAGLDDGVTGTIQVPARRSVVFQDARLLPWAKVLDNVVLGLDDRDADGTAAKEQGRRALDEVGLADHAGAWPKTLSGGEAQRAALARALVRSPDLLLLDEPFGALDALTRIRMHVLVQELCARHEPAVLLVTHDVDEAILLADRVLVLTDGAISLDVPVGLSDPRLRGDPAFVALRSRLLAELGVDETAEGHHQATGP from the coding sequence GTGACCGTGACAGACATCGGCTCCGACCAGGTGGGCACGGCGGCGACCGCGCCGCTTGCGACCTCCCCCGACATCGATCCCGGCGGAACGGCGGGGCGCCCCGAGCTGGCGGTCAGCGCCCACGACGTCCGACGGACCTTCGGCGACAGGGAGGTGCTCCACGGACTCGACGTCGAGATCGCTCCGGGCGAGTTCGTGGCCCTCCTCGGCCGCAGCGGTTCCGGCAAGAGCACGTTCCTGCGGGCGCTCGCCGGTCTCGACGACGGTGTCACCGGGACCATCCAGGTCCCCGCCCGTCGGTCCGTCGTCTTCCAGGACGCCCGCCTCCTGCCGTGGGCCAAGGTGCTCGACAACGTGGTGCTGGGGCTCGACGATCGCGACGCCGACGGCACGGCTGCGAAGGAGCAGGGCCGTCGGGCCCTCGACGAGGTCGGGCTGGCGGACCACGCAGGAGCGTGGCCGAAGACGCTCTCGGGCGGCGAGGCCCAGCGCGCTGCGCTGGCCCGGGCGCTGGTGCGCTCCCCCGACCTGCTCCTGCTCGACGAGCCGTTCGGCGCGCTCGACGCCCTCACCCGCATCCGCATGCACGTGCTGGTGCAGGAGCTCTGCGCCCGCCACGAGCCGGCCGTCCTGCTGGTCACCCACGACGTCGACGAGGCGATCCTGCTCGCCGACCGCGTGCTGGTGCTGACCGACGGCGCGATCTCGCTCGACGTTCCCGTCGGGCTGTCCGACCCTCGGCTGCGCGGCGACCCGGCGTTCGTCGCCCTCCGCTCGCGCCTGCTGGCCGAGCTCGGCGTCGACGAGACCGCCGAGGGCCACCACCAGGCCACCGGGCCCTGA
- a CDS encoding ABC transporter substrate-binding protein, with the protein MSPLPRSRPSGALLAIVTALLLVAAAACSSDASTRKEADSGPTTTAKAVVTPPSIPPGTTLKIGDQLEYLQTILSVSGQDQDLPYTVEYANFIGGPPMLQAFQGGAVDAGFVASTPLIFAQASGQDIAAVAGWAPEQGLGGLISADPSIKSWADIKGKRVAYQRGTSAEAAVLTALEDEGLTLSDITTVDLPITGIAAAIKSGAADAGISTEPLISGFVKDTPGGHVVAQANDITDRGAFLIASKEALDDDARSAALADYVTRLVKAYGYLSKNKQALADSIFVQQYGLTPERALELANSTGVTTFLSLPGDIAKPQQELADRFHAAGQIPTEIDTAKEFDNRFNELVQQTAEEAGVASQGGSGS; encoded by the coding sequence GTGTCCCCCCTCCCACGGTCCCGTCCCTCCGGGGCCCTCCTCGCCATCGTCACCGCGCTGCTCCTGGTGGCCGCCGCTGCGTGCTCGTCGGACGCCTCGACGCGGAAGGAGGCGGACAGCGGCCCGACCACCACGGCGAAGGCGGTCGTCACGCCCCCGTCGATCCCCCCGGGCACCACGCTGAAGATCGGCGACCAGCTCGAGTACCTCCAGACGATCCTGTCGGTGAGCGGCCAGGACCAGGACCTGCCGTACACGGTCGAGTACGCCAACTTCATCGGCGGCCCGCCGATGCTGCAGGCCTTCCAGGGCGGCGCCGTCGACGCCGGCTTCGTCGCCAGCACCCCGCTGATCTTCGCCCAGGCGTCCGGCCAGGACATCGCCGCCGTGGCCGGTTGGGCCCCCGAGCAGGGCCTCGGCGGCCTGATCAGCGCAGATCCGTCGATCAAGAGCTGGGCCGACATCAAGGGCAAGCGGGTCGCCTACCAGCGGGGCACCTCGGCCGAGGCCGCGGTGCTGACCGCCCTCGAGGACGAGGGCCTGACGCTGTCCGACATCACGACCGTGGACCTGCCGATCACCGGGATCGCCGCAGCGATCAAGAGCGGTGCGGCCGACGCCGGCATCTCCACCGAGCCGCTGATCAGCGGGTTCGTCAAGGACACGCCCGGCGGCCACGTGGTGGCCCAGGCCAACGACATCACCGACCGCGGCGCCTTCCTGATCGCCAGCAAGGAAGCGCTCGACGACGACGCCAGGTCCGCGGCGCTCGCCGACTACGTGACCCGCCTGGTCAAGGCGTACGGCTACCTCTCGAAGAACAAGCAGGCGCTGGCGGATTCGATCTTCGTGCAGCAGTACGGCCTGACCCCCGAGCGGGCGCTCGAGCTGGCGAACAGCACCGGCGTGACCACGTTCCTGTCGCTCCCGGGTGACATCGCGAAGCCCCAGCAGGAGCTCGCCGACCGGTTCCACGCCGCCGGGCAGATCCCGACCGAGATCGACACCGCCAAGGAGTTCGACAACCGCTTCAACGAGCTGGTCCAGCAGACGGCCGAGGAGGCCGGGGTCGCCTCCCAGGGAGGTTCCGGCTCGTGA
- a CDS encoding ABC transporter permease has protein sequence MSTVELVTLPTARAEAAARRRWRLPRGLERLIGVVLLFALWELASQLGWISTDILAGPSTVLTAGVDLFRDGTLTSALWASLQRVVWGMAIGIPIGALLALAAGLSRIGDDLVDANVQMLRFVPIIALQPLLVVWLGVGETVKVSLIVLGVAFPVYVNTVTAIKTLDPRYLQLAETVGLSRWQLVRRVVLPGALPGFLIGLRLATAIAWLLLVFAEQINATSGIGYLMTRAQVFNQTDVIVVGLVTYAVLGLLSDAGVRALERRLLRWQPGR, from the coding sequence GTGAGCACCGTCGAGCTCGTCACCCTCCCCACCGCCCGGGCCGAGGCCGCGGCGCGGCGGCGCTGGCGCCTGCCGCGGGGGCTCGAGCGCCTGATCGGCGTCGTCCTGCTCTTCGCGCTGTGGGAGCTGGCCTCCCAGCTCGGGTGGATCAGCACCGACATCCTGGCGGGACCGTCCACGGTCCTGACCGCCGGGGTCGACCTCTTCCGCGACGGCACGTTGACCTCAGCCCTGTGGGCGTCGCTGCAGCGGGTGGTGTGGGGCATGGCCATCGGCATCCCGATCGGTGCGCTCCTCGCCCTAGCCGCCGGGCTGTCCCGGATCGGCGACGACCTCGTGGACGCGAACGTCCAGATGCTCCGGTTCGTCCCGATCATCGCCCTGCAGCCGCTGCTGGTCGTGTGGCTCGGCGTCGGCGAGACCGTGAAGGTGTCGCTGATCGTCCTCGGCGTGGCCTTCCCCGTCTACGTCAACACGGTGACGGCCATCAAGACCCTCGACCCCCGCTACCTGCAGCTCGCGGAGACGGTCGGCCTGTCCCGCTGGCAGCTCGTCCGGCGGGTCGTCCTCCCCGGCGCCCTCCCGGGCTTCCTCATCGGGCTGCGCCTCGCCACCGCGATCGCGTGGCTCCTCCTCGTGTTCGCCGAGCAGATCAACGCCACCAGCGGCATCGGCTACCTGATGACACGGGCCCAGGTGTTCAACCAGACCGACGTCATCGTCGTCGGTCTCGTGACCTACGCCGTGCTCGGCCTCCTCTCGGACGCCGGCGTCCGGGCCCTCGAACGACGACTGCTGCGCTGGCAGCCGGGACGGTGA